The following are from one region of the Verrucomicrobiota bacterium genome:
- a CDS encoding cupin domain-containing protein yields the protein MPFVKLDELQAKQTFPGFKVRFVHSATMTLAHWDIEAGAVLPVHSHPHEQVANVIAGEFELTINGETQRLGPGSVGIIPSHAVHSGRAVTRCHIIDAFYPIREDYR from the coding sequence ATGCCTTTCGTGAAACTCGATGAGCTTCAAGCCAAACAGACTTTTCCCGGATTCAAAGTGCGCTTTGTTCACTCCGCGACCATGACTCTCGCCCACTGGGACATCGAAGCCGGAGCGGTACTGCCGGTGCACTCGCATCCGCACGAGCAAGTGGCGAACGTCATCGCCGGGGAATTTGAGTTGACGATCAACGGCGAAACTCAGCGGTTGGGGCCGGGGTCGGTCGGGATCATTCCCTCCCATGCCGTTCACTCAGGGCGCGCCGTGACGCGATGCCACATCATCGACGCCTTTTATCCGATTCGGGAGGACTACCGGTAG
- a CDS encoding type II toxin-antitoxin system VapC family toxin — translation MRLLHLELQRERGSQQPAVYNDLHRQSNQRSHRVASSRQTPRRFAVGSEHSGVAIRDAGDSGTLVEVRRNPARSSARLRPEPRPLHPRSAEAMKTLFADTFFFLALLNANDEAHERARAACAQPGQRLVTTAWIINEVADGLARIPNRTGVIEFLNALKDDPEMEIIVPSRELLEAGINLYSRHADKEWTLTDCVSFVAMKEERISEALTGDPHFEQAGFKALLK, via the coding sequence ATGCGGCTGCTCCACTTAGAGCTCCAGCGAGAACGCGGCTCCCAACAACCAGCGGTGTACAATGACCTTCACCGGCAAAGTAATCAAAGGAGCCATCGTGTTGCCTCCTCACGTCAAACTCCCAGAAGGTTTGCAGTTGGAAGTGAACATTCCGGAGTTGCCATCCGGGATGCCGGCGATTCAGGAACGCTTGTTGAAGTTCGCCGGAATCCTGCGCGATCTTCCGCGCGACTTCGCCCGGAACCACGACCACTACATCCACGGAGCGCCGAAGCGATGAAAACTCTCTTTGCCGACACGTTTTTCTTTCTCGCCTTGCTGAACGCAAACGACGAGGCCCATGAACGCGCCAGGGCCGCGTGCGCGCAGCCCGGCCAGCGGCTCGTGACCACCGCCTGGATTATCAATGAAGTCGCCGACGGATTGGCGCGCATTCCCAATCGCACCGGTGTCATCGAATTTCTGAACGCGTTGAAGGATGATCCCGAAATGGAAATCATCGTCCCGTCCCGCGAGCTGCTCGAAGCCGGCATTAACCTTTACTCGCGTCACGCGGACAAAGAGTGGACGCTCACGGACTGCGTGTCCTTCGTTGCCATGAAAGAGGAACGCATCTCCGAAGCCTTGACCGGGGATCCGCACTTTGAACAGGCGGGATTCAAGGCGTTGCTCAAATAG